The Desulfobacterales bacterium genome contains a region encoding:
- a CDS encoding ABC transporter permease, translated as MAWLRVRELVRKEFIQLFRDKKNRPLLIVAPLVQLVLFGYVVTTDVRDIRVGIFDQSRTRESRLFIDAVNANKTFRITHYHSHPQDLDQLLLERNVDLVINIPPDFSSRIRKDDTAIIQILADGSMSNMTAVRLSHTLSVLDTFNNQMIRERYLQKLDFGRIDLRIRTWYNPNLDSRNFYVPGIVAFLVMLLTLLLTSMAIIREKESGTMEQLIVTPLKPTELILGKTIPFILIAQAQMVLVTIFAVFWFQIPLVGSIGLLFAATCLFLLSTLGIGLFISTISATQQQAMMTTFFFVLPFFMLSGFVFPIANMPLPVQWLTYLNPLQYFLIIIRGIFLKGTGIHVLWPQFVGLTILGGIVFIGAVSRFKKRLD; from the coding sequence ATGGCCTGGCTGAGAGTCCGGGAACTGGTGCGCAAAGAGTTTATTCAGTTGTTCAGGGACAAAAAAAACCGTCCCCTTTTAATCGTTGCCCCCCTGGTTCAACTGGTCCTGTTCGGGTATGTCGTCACCACCGATGTCAGGGACATCCGCGTCGGGATTTTCGACCAGAGCCGCACACGCGAAAGCCGGTTATTTATAGATGCCGTCAATGCCAATAAAACCTTCAGGATTACCCACTACCATAGTCACCCCCAAGACCTGGACCAACTGCTGCTTGAACGAAACGTCGATCTGGTCATCAATATCCCTCCGGATTTCAGCAGCCGGATCCGCAAAGACGATACGGCTATCATCCAGATCCTGGCAGACGGCAGTATGAGCAATATGACGGCCGTCAGGCTTTCTCACACACTCTCGGTTCTGGACACTTTCAACAATCAGATGATTCGCGAACGTTACCTCCAAAAACTGGACTTTGGCCGCATTGATTTGCGCATCCGCACCTGGTACAATCCGAACCTGGACAGCCGCAATTTCTATGTCCCCGGAATCGTCGCTTTTCTAGTGATGCTGCTGACACTGCTGTTGACATCCATGGCGATTATCCGGGAAAAGGAATCCGGTACCATGGAGCAGTTGATTGTCACGCCCTTAAAGCCGACCGAACTGATTCTGGGGAAAACCATCCCTTTCATACTGATTGCCCAGGCCCAAATGGTACTGGTCACAATTTTCGCGGTATTCTGGTTCCAAATTCCCCTGGTCGGCAGTATCGGCCTGCTGTTTGCAGCCACCTGCCTGTTTTTACTGAGTACGCTGGGAATCGGACTTTTTATCTCAACGATTTCAGCCACCCAGCAGCAGGCCATGATGACCACTTTCTTCTTTGTCTTGCCCTTTTTCATGCTCAGCGGATTTGTATTCCCCATCGCCAACATGCCGCTGCCGGTCCAGTGGCTCACTTACCTGAACCCGTTGCAATACTTTCTGATTATCATCCGGGGCATTTTTCTGAAAGGAACCGGCATCCATGT
- a CDS encoding ABC transporter permease: MNLRTVQAIARKEFYHLIRDFRSLYLAFMIPLLLILLFGYALSLDVNNVRTVVADHDKTPLSRDLIRMLDASSYFSVVGHLPDAESVGQFLDNNRATMGLIIPPGWTENIKADRLSPLQVLLDGSDPNYAGISRGYITIFMENYNQKLRADFFNRKNMEKIKPPVEGRIRIWFNEDLESRVFIIPGIIAIIIMIVGAMLTSLVIAREYENGTMETILSMPVRAADFLAGKAIPYFFIALVDVLAAILMGQLLFGVVMKSSFWLMILASAIYLGVALSLGLLISVVTKSQLVANQMAILITYLPSLLLSNFVFPIENMPVFLQKLTRIVPATYFIDILNGLYLRNIGLKLLWPSYLVLAGMFGFLFILNLIVLKREGL, translated from the coding sequence ATGAATCTGAGAACCGTTCAGGCCATCGCCCGCAAGGAATTTTATCATCTCATCCGGGATTTTCGCAGTCTGTATCTGGCCTTCATGATACCGCTGCTCCTGATCCTGCTGTTCGGCTATGCCCTGAGCCTTGATGTGAACAACGTCCGGACCGTTGTGGCGGACCATGACAAAACCCCCCTGAGCCGCGACCTGATCCGCATGCTGGACGCCTCATCCTATTTTAGCGTGGTCGGGCATCTGCCGGATGCCGAATCCGTGGGACAATTTCTGGATAACAACCGCGCGACCATGGGGCTGATCATTCCGCCGGGCTGGACGGAAAATATCAAGGCCGACCGCCTTAGCCCCCTGCAGGTCCTGCTGGACGGCAGCGATCCGAATTACGCCGGCATTTCCCGCGGCTACATCACCATCTTTATGGAAAACTACAACCAGAAGTTGCGCGCTGATTTTTTTAACCGTAAAAATATGGAAAAAATCAAGCCGCCGGTTGAGGGGCGCATTCGCATCTGGTTTAATGAAGATCTGGAAAGCCGCGTTTTTATCATTCCCGGCATTATCGCCATCATTATCATGATTGTGGGAGCCATGCTGACATCCCTGGTCATTGCCCGGGAATACGAAAACGGCACCATGGAAACCATATTATCCATGCCGGTAAGGGCGGCGGACTTTCTTGCCGGCAAAGCGATTCCGTATTTTTTTATCGCACTGGTGGATGTCCTGGCGGCTATTCTAATGGGGCAGCTGCTTTTCGGGGTTGTCATGAAATCAAGTTTCTGGTTGATGATCCTGGCTTCCGCCATTTATCTGGGGGTGGCCCTGAGCCTGGGGCTGCTGATTTCGGTCGTTACCAAGTCCCAGCTGGTGGCAAACCAGATGGCAATCCTGATTACGTATCTGCCGTCACTGCTGCTGTCCAATTTTGTCTTCCCCATTGAAAATATGCCGGTTTTCCTGCAAAAGTTGACACGCATCGTTCCGGCAACTTATTTCATTGATATACTCAACGGATTATACCTGCGAAACATCGGATTGAAGCTGCTTTGGCCAAGCTACCTGGTTTTGGCGGGCATGTTCGGCTTTCTCTTTATACTCAACCTTATTGTTTTAAAACGGGAGGGCCTGTAA